A single genomic interval of Gammaproteobacteria bacterium harbors:
- a CDS encoding efflux RND transporter permease subunit yields the protein MWITRTSIRQPVFATMVMCALLLLGVFSYIRLPVEQMPDVTPPMVSIVLAYPGASPEAIENELIRPIENVINTVSGVERIFATAREGSAYMWLEFRIDTDMAEATQTIRDKVADIAPSFPRDATMPRISRSQEDENQQPVVTLAVYSPGHSLRELSTLTDQVIAKRLQIVPGVGNVAVNGSVIRQIQILLKPEQMRSYGIGVDEVVGAIQRANRDLPAGDISRGEREQLVRVEGRIGNPEDFGRIIVTTRGSAIYLQQGGLPIHLDQIADIVDGEAERNSIARINGQPALGINVFKVQGANVVAVGDGIEEAIRELETRLPADVRIATVQSNADFIRSSLDGVKATILEGALLTVLIVFLFLHSWRSTVITGLTLPISVIATFIALHAFGFTLNMVTLMALSLCIGLLIDDAIVVRENIVRHLGMGKSHEQAARDGTEEIGLAVMATTFAIVAVFIPVAFMGGMIGLYFFQFGVTITVAVLVSLFVSFTLDPMLSSVWHDPPENRFRLAPWLGRLMNRIESGVEALHRGYARVLGWALREQRHRVYLPLFGIVHALSRREWQALGTVSNRGIVLWSALAIFAGSLLLVPLIGSEFFPRDDDGFISMLIEVPMGSSLEYTDAKTRQVEVALQEFPDIEVVSSQVGTYKGKNTARLNLRLGDRGKTGRRSQQELERLIRARIARIAGLRISVGYNQAIQISVLGPDQSRLIALADQLMEKMAKIPGIVDLESSEKGTSPTVAVRIDRELANDLGLDVESIGRALRVLVAGEQISHWLGPDGQDYDVIVQLPADARRAPADLGELYLASARLDSDGLPLLVPLRQVAELVETTAPPQITRLNLQRRITLSARTEGRSAGEVGADVERLIEQTRLPRGYRFDIAGSQQMMNDTFSAALGAMGLAVIFIYFILASQFASFVQPVAIMASLPLSFVGAFIALLVTGTTLNMLSMIGMIMLMGLVTKNAILLIDFTNHGLRAGKLLREALLDAGQVRLRPILMTTLAMLFGMLPMAIGAGSGGEINAPMARAVIGGVITSTLLTLVVVPVLYSYLHAFGERAKRWFVPAGKTPVRNE from the coding sequence ATGTGGATAACGCGCACCAGCATCCGCCAGCCGGTATTCGCCACCATGGTCATGTGTGCGTTGCTGCTGCTCGGGGTGTTTTCCTACATCAGGCTGCCGGTCGAGCAGATGCCGGATGTCACGCCGCCGATGGTCTCGATCGTGCTGGCCTACCCCGGGGCCTCGCCCGAAGCCATCGAGAACGAACTGATACGCCCGATCGAGAATGTCATCAATACCGTCAGCGGTGTCGAGCGTATCTTTGCGACCGCACGTGAAGGCTCGGCCTATATGTGGCTCGAATTCCGTATCGATACCGATATGGCCGAAGCCACCCAGACCATACGCGACAAGGTTGCCGATATCGCACCGTCTTTTCCGCGTGATGCGACGATGCCGCGGATCAGCCGCTCGCAGGAGGACGAAAACCAGCAGCCGGTGGTCACTCTCGCGGTCTATTCGCCCGGCCACTCGTTGCGCGAACTCTCGACGCTGACCGACCAGGTCATTGCCAAACGCCTGCAGATCGTACCGGGCGTGGGCAACGTGGCGGTCAACGGGAGCGTGATCCGCCAGATCCAGATCCTGCTCAAGCCCGAGCAAATGCGCAGCTACGGCATCGGGGTCGACGAGGTGGTCGGCGCAATCCAGCGTGCCAACCGCGATCTGCCGGCCGGCGACATCAGTCGTGGCGAGCGCGAGCAGCTGGTGCGGGTCGAGGGGCGGATCGGGAACCCGGAAGATTTTGGTCGCATCATCGTCACCACGCGGGGTAGTGCGATCTACCTGCAGCAGGGCGGCCTGCCGATCCATCTCGACCAGATTGCCGATATCGTCGATGGCGAGGCGGAGCGCAATTCGATTGCGCGCATCAACGGCCAGCCAGCGCTCGGGATCAACGTGTTCAAGGTTCAGGGCGCCAACGTGGTGGCGGTCGGAGACGGCATCGAGGAGGCGATCCGCGAACTCGAGACGCGTCTGCCGGCCGATGTACGTATCGCCACCGTGCAGTCGAATGCCGATTTCATCCGCAGCTCGCTCGATGGCGTCAAGGCCACGATTCTCGAGGGTGCGCTGCTGACGGTGCTGATCGTATTCCTGTTCCTGCATTCCTGGCGTTCGACCGTGATCACCGGTCTGACCCTGCCGATATCGGTGATCGCGACATTCATCGCACTGCATGCGTTCGGTTTCACGCTGAACATGGTCACCCTGATGGCGCTCAGCCTGTGCATCGGGCTGTTGATCGATGATGCGATCGTGGTGCGCGAGAACATCGTGCGTCATCTTGGCATGGGCAAGAGCCATGAACAGGCGGCGCGTGATGGCACCGAGGAAATCGGCCTCGCGGTGATGGCGACGACCTTCGCGATCGTCGCGGTGTTCATCCCGGTTGCGTTCATGGGAGGCATGATCGGACTCTATTTTTTCCAGTTCGGTGTCACCATCACGGTGGCGGTGCTGGTGTCGCTGTTCGTGAGTTTCACGCTTGATCCGATGCTGTCCTCGGTGTGGCACGATCCGCCTGAAAACCGGTTTCGCCTGGCTCCCTGGCTGGGACGGTTGATGAATCGCATCGAGAGCGGTGTCGAGGCGCTGCACCGCGGCTATGCTCGGGTGCTTGGCTGGGCGTTGCGCGAGCAACGTCATCGCGTATACCTGCCGCTGTTTGGCATCGTGCACGCGCTCTCCAGGCGCGAATGGCAGGCGCTCGGCACGGTATCGAACCGGGGAATCGTGTTGTGGAGCGCGCTGGCGATATTCGCTGGCAGCCTGCTGCTGGTGCCGTTGATCGGCAGCGAGTTTTTCCCGCGCGATGATGACGGCTTCATCTCGATGCTCATCGAGGTCCCGATGGGTTCGAGTCTCGAATACACCGACGCCAAGACCCGCCAGGTAGAGGTCGCGTTGCAGGAGTTTCCCGATATCGAAGTCGTATCGAGCCAGGTCGGCACCTACAAGGGCAAGAATACCGCGCGCCTGAACCTGCGCCTTGGCGATCGCGGGAAGACCGGGCGGCGATCGCAGCAAGAGCTCGAGCGGCTGATCCGTGCGCGCATTGCCCGTATCGCCGGGCTCAGAATCTCGGTCGGATACAATCAGGCGATCCAGATTTCGGTGCTGGGACCGGATCAGTCCCGGCTCATCGCGCTCGCCGATCAGCTGATGGAAAAGATGGCGAAAATCCCCGGCATCGTGGATCTGGAGAGCAGCGAGAAGGGCACCAGCCCCACGGTGGCGGTGCGTATCGATCGCGAGCTCGCCAATGATCTCGGGCTCGATGTCGAGAGCATCGGCCGCGCGTTGCGGGTACTGGTCGCGGGTGAGCAGATCAGTCACTGGCTCGGACCGGACGGCCAGGACTACGATGTGATCGTGCAGCTGCCGGCGGATGCGCGCCGTGCGCCCGCGGATCTTGGCGAGCTGTATCTCGCCAGTGCGCGCCTCGACAGCGACGGACTGCCATTGCTGGTGCCCCTGCGCCAGGTGGCCGAACTGGTCGAGACCACCGCGCCGCCGCAGATCACGCGCCTCAACCTGCAACGCCGCATCACGTTGTCGGCGCGGACCGAAGGCCGTTCCGCCGGCGAGGTGGGTGCCGATGTCGAGCGCTTGATCGAACAGACCCGGTTGCCTCGCGGCTACCGTTTCGATATTGCGGGCTCGCAGCAGATGATGAACGATACCTTCAGCGCGGCACTCGGGGCGATGGGACTGGCGGTGATATTCATCTATTTCATTCTTGCCTCGCAGTTCGCGAGCTTCGTGCAGCCGGTCGCGATCATGGCGTCCCTGCCGTTGTCGTTTGTCGGTGCATTCATCGCGCTGCTGGTGACCGGTACCACGCTCAACATGCTGTCGATGATCGGCATGATCATGCTCATGGGGCTGGTGACCAAAAATGCGATCCTGCTGATCGATTTCACCAATCACGGCTTGCGCGCAGGCAAGTTGCTGCGCGAGGCGCTGCTCGATGCCGGACAGGTGCGCTTGCGCCCGATCCTGATGACCACCCTGGCGATGCTGTTTGGAATGCTGCCGATGGCGATCGGCGCCGGCAGCGGCGGCGAGATCAATGCCCCGATGGCACGCGCGGTAATCGGTGGTGTGATCACCTCGACGCTGCTGACGCTGGTGGTGGTGCCGGTACTGTACAGCTACCTGCATGCCTTCGGAGAACGGGCCAAACGGTGGTTTGTGCCGGCGGGCAAGACGCCGGTGCGCAACGAGTGA